A DNA window from Setaria viridis chromosome 2, Setaria_viridis_v4.0, whole genome shotgun sequence contains the following coding sequences:
- the LOC117846456 gene encoding uncharacterized protein, with amino-acid sequence MASCYALRLAATCMLLLCVGSSDLLARPALASSPPPPSRDDQEQAAIAGELLLRELVEHDVTEELGLLEGQHGDGNVGDICPSSCQTCLVVCAATCVLSKVPIACFANCTVSSSCFGKTVMRDVLVLGSHRSP; translated from the coding sequence ATGGCGTCTTGCTATGCTCTGAGGCTGGCCGCCACCTGCATGCTGCTCCTGTGCGTCGGATCATCGGACCTGCTGGCGCGGCCGGCCctcgcgtcgtcgccgccgccgccgtcgcgggaTGACCAGGAGCAGGCCGCCATagccggcgagctgctgctgcGGGAGCTCGTGGAGCACGACGTCACCGAGGAGCTGGGCCTCCTGGAGGGGCAACACGGCGACGGCAATGTGGGCGATATCTGCCCGTCGTCGTGCCAGACCTGCCTTGTCGTGTGCGCGGCAACGTGCGTGCTCAGCAAGGTGCCCATCGCCTGCTTTGCCAACTGCACCGTGTCGAGCTCCTGCTTCGGCAAGACTGTGATGCGTGATGTCCTTGTCCTTGGTTCTCACCGATCACCGTGA
- the LOC117842194 gene encoding uncharacterized protein — MSAAAAPRVAGAARRLSQSPKPAGASRDKEPPPPRREDAAAAAADKARRRLLPSASARGAAASMLLRRAGAGAGGRGSSYVHPSSSLSVSCASEASTESFCSRASTGRIGRRPAPGQPVGAPRRRAAGSAGPPSARPATSRKAAASAVPPGGAATAPVVVPVFGSFSGEPTATPAGPPRCPWVTPNTDPCYAAFHDQEWGVPVHDDKKLFEMLTLSGALAEMAWPAILSKRDTFREVFMDFNPVLVAKLNEKKFLAPGSPASSLLSEHRLRIIIENARELLKVIEEFGSFDSYCWSFVSNKPMVGSYRHTREVPLRTAKADAISQDLIRRGFLGVGPTVVYAFMQAVGMANDHLVTCYRFEECLDIKAAAAAATDGYGDSCKPAAVSEQEVSMLCGLVQCVALEPSRAATVISIS; from the exons atgtcggcggcggcggctccccgtGTGGCCGGCGCGGCCCGGAGGCTGTCCCAGTCTCCAAAGCCGGCCGGCGCCAGTAGGGATAAGGAACCTCCCCCGCCCCGGCgcgaggacgccgcggcggcggcagccgacAAGGCCAGGAGGAGGCTGCTGCCGTCGGCCTCGGCCAGGGGCGCCGCGGCGTCCATGCTgctgcgccgcgccggcgccggcgcgggtggGCGAGGGAGCAGCTACGTGCACCCGTCGTCCTCGCTCAGCGTCTCGTGCGCGTCGGAGGCGTCCACCGAGTCCTTCTGCAGCCGCGCGTCGACGGGGCGGatcggccgccgcccggcgccggggCAGCCCGTTGGAGCtccgcggcggagggcggcgggctCGGCGGGGCCTCCTTCGGCGCGGCCGGCCACGTCCAGGAAGGCTGCCGCCAGCGCCGTGCCGCCAGGCGGTGCTGCCACTGCTCCGGTGGTGGTGCCGGTGTTTGGCTCGTTCAGTGGAGAGCCCACCGCGACGCCGGCCGGGCCGCCCAGGTGCCCGTGGGTTACCCCTAACACTG ATCCCTGCTACGCTGCCTTCCATGACCAAGAATGGGGAGTGCCAGTGCATGACGACAA GAAACTGTTTGAAATGCTCACTCTGTCTGGTGCACTGGCCGAGATGGCATGGCCTGCGATTCTCAGCAAGAGGGACACCTTCAGAGAAGTGTTCATGGACTTTAACCCTGTGTTGGTGGCGAAGCTGAACGAGAAGAAATTCTTGGCGCCAGGCAGCCCTGCTAGCTCCCTGCTGTCGGAACACAGGCTGCGCATAATCATCGAAAACGCACGTGAGTTGCTGAAG GTCATAGAGGAGTTTGGATCGTTCGACAGCTACTGCTGGAGCTTCGTGAGCAACAAGCCGATGGTTGGCAGCTACCGGCACACGCGGGAGGTGCCGCTCCGGACGGCGAAGGCCGACGCCATCAGCCAGGACCTGATTCGCCGGGGGTTCCTCGGCGTCGGCCCCACGGTGGTCTACGCCTTCATGCAGGCCGTCGGCATGGCCAACGACCACCTCGTCACCTGCTACCGCTTCGAGGAGTGCCTCGACAtcaaagccgccgccgccgccgcaactgACGGCTACGGTGACAGTTGCAAGCCGGCAGCGGTGAGCGAGCAGGAGGTGAGCATGCTCTGTGGGCTGGTGCAGTGCGTCGCCCTGGAGCCGTCGAGAGCCGCCACAGTGATCAGCATCTCATAG
- the LOC117846455 gene encoding E3 ubiquitin-protein ligase RSL1: protein MEASAAAAAAADGDPYVPIYISSDEEDGYAQAYFAQSYSPEEIEIQEAILLSLDRSRAPAATASSSASPSSSRPDGVSDPREPPPDRKGKRQISSEDGSGDRKKKRSKRGRFNCAICFEMVEVSEKFAVSHCAHAFCNSCVGRYVAGKIAENVAVVGCPDPECEDGVVEMDLCRDIVPPELFDRWNVALCENLLGDDKMYCPFKDCSALLINDGLVKIRETECPHCHRLFCARCRVAWHDGIKCKEFRKLGDDEKGEDDLTLKKLANRKKWQRCPKCKMYVSRTSGCLLIKCRCKQYFCYHCAAPMDKTTHYCENCKR from the exons atggaggcctccgccgccgccgccgccgccgccgacggcgatcCGTACGTCCCCATCTACATATCCTCCGACGAGGAGGACGGGTACGCGCAAGCCTACTTCGCCCAGTCGTACAGCCCTGAGGAGATCGAGATCCAGGAGGCCATCCTCCtctccctcgaccgctcccgcgcaccggccgccaccgcctcctcatccgcctccccctcctcctctcgccccGACGGCGTCTCCGACCCCCGAGAACCCCCTCCCGACCGCAAGGGGAAGCGCCAGATTTCGTCGGAAG ACGGGTCGGGCGACCGCAAGAAGAAGCGCTCCAAGCGCGGCCGCTTCAACTGTGCAATCTGCTTTGAGATGGTTGAGGTTTCGGAGAAGTTTGCTGTGAGCCACTGCGCCCACGCGTTCTGCAACAGCTGCGTCGGGAGGTACGTCGCCGGGAAGATCGCCGAGAACGTGGCCGTGGTCGGGTGCCCTGACCCCGAGTGCGAGGACGGCGTGGTCGAGATGGATCTGTGCCGGGATATTGTCCCGCCTGAACTGTTTGACCGGTGGAATGTTGCGCTGTGCGAGAATCTACTGGGGGATGATAAGATGTACTGCCCGTTCAAGGATTGCTCAGCTCTGTTGATAAATGATGGGTTGGTAAAGATCAGGGAAACAGAGTGCCCACACTGCCACCGACTGTTCTGTGCACGATGCCGCGTCGCGTGGCATGATGGGATCAAATGCAAGGAGTTTAGGAAGCTTGGAGATGATGAGAAGGGGGAGGATGATCTGACGCTTAAAAAGCTCGCTAACAGGAAGAAATGGCAAAGGTGCCCCAAGTGCAAGATGTACGTCTCCAGAACGTCTGGGTGCTTGCTAATAAAGTGCAG GTGTAAGCAGTACTTTTGTTACCATTGCGCCGCCCCTATGGACAAGACCACTCACTATTGTGAGAATTGCAAGCGCTAG